Within Methanobrevibacter arboriphilus JCM 13429 = DSM 1125, the genomic segment CAGTAACTTTATATTTACCTCCTTTTAATCCACCAATGTTAAATACTGCAACTCCATAAGCATTAGTGTTTTTAATATATGTTTTCTTGTTAACTATAAGTTTAACAGATTTATAAGCTAAAGGATTACCTTGAGAATCTGTTAAAGTGACTCTAATAGAAGTTTTTTTACCTTGATTTATAGTAGGTGAAGATATACTAATTTTAGTATTTTTTTTAGTTGAAAAAAGACTTATAGAAATATTCTGATTATCAATTAAAAATTTATAATTAGTAAAACCATTGAAGACCCCACTATAAACAGTGAAATTATTATTAAATCTAGCATCAAATGAATTAATACAAGAATTATTTAAATAAACAAAACATTCAAAATAAGGCAATTTAAAAGGATCAAAACTACCATCATCAGTCAATTTAAAAATATATCTAAACTTAGCTATACCTTCATAAGCTACAGAAGTAGTGTTTATAACATTTGTAATAAAGTAATTATTTAATATAACACCATAATAAGCTGAAGGGGTGTTATTTCCCCACCAATTATAATCAGCTACAACTCCACCATTAGTAACATTCAGATCAAATAAACTATTATTAAATAATCTATTATAACTTATAGAAACATTAGTACAATTAACAATATATATTCCCTGAGTATTATTTATAATGTTAGAAGATATTATTGAAACATTTTCACATTCAATAAGATAAATAACTCCTTCATTAGTTAGAGAATTATTTGTAAAGTTACATTTGGATATATTAAAATTAGAAGCTCTTTCAACATAAATAGCACCACCAGGACCACTAGCACTATTACTACTAAAATTAGAATTAGTAATAATTATATTATTAAAATTCTCATTAAATGAAATAGCACCACCAGAACCACTAGCATTATTACCAATGAAACTAGAATTAACAATATTTAGAAAATTACCAATAGAATTAAAAAATATAGCACCACCAGAACCACTAGCATTATTACCAATAAATGTAGAATTAATGATTAAAATATCGCCCAAAATATAACCATCAAAACCAATAGCACCGCCAGGACCATTAGCATTGTTATTATTAAAAGTAGAGTTAGCTAAAATAACAGATCCTTGTATAACATAAAAGTAAATAGCACCACCTGGAGCATATAAAACATTGTTGTTATCAAAATTACAATCAACAATACTAACATTGCCATTTATAGTACTAAAATATATAGCACCACCCGGACCACCAGCAATATTACGATTAAAGGTAGAATTAGCTAAAATAACATCTCCATCAATATTACCAAAACTAATAGCACCACCAGGACTAGAAACACCATTATCATCAAAACTAGAGTCAATTATACTCACATTACCATGAATATTACCAAAACTAATAGCACCACCAGGACCACCAGCACTATTGCTATCAAAACTAGAATTAATAATTTTTAAATTACCAAAAATATCTCCTCCAACATAGATAGCACCACCAGGACCATCGGATAAAACTTTATTATTATCAAAACTGGAATTAGCAATATAAAGAGTACCATTAATTACATTAAAGTAAATAGCACCACCAGGATAACTAGCATTGTTATAATTAAAAATTGAATCAATAATACTTACAGAACCATTGATAAAACTAAAACTAATAGCACCACCTGGAGAATTAACAACATTATCAACAAAACTAGAATTAAATATAATTACAGAACCATTAATATTACCAAAGTATATAGCACCACCAGGACCAGAAACATTATTATTATTAAAACTAGATCCAAATATACTCACAGAACCATTAATCAAACTAAAACTAATAGCACCACCAACACCACTAGCAGAATTATCATCAAAGCTAGAATTAAATATAATTACAGGGCCATTAATATCATTAAAGTATATAGCACCACCAGGACCAGAAACATTATTATTATTAAAACTAGATCCAAATATACTCACAGAACCATTAATTAGACTAAAACTAATAGCACCACCAACACCACTAGCAGAATTATCATCAAAAGTTGAATTAACTATATTCATAGAACCATTGATATTACCACCAAAATAGATAGCACCACCAGGACCAGAAACATTATTATTATTAAAATTAGATCCAGATATACTCACAGAACCATTAATAAAACCAAAACAAATAGCACCACCAACACCACCAGCAGAATTATCATCAAAAGTAGAATTAATAATACTCACAGAACCATTAATCATGCTACCAAAGTATATAGCACCACCTGGACCAGAAACATTATTTTCAACAAAACTAGAATCAATAATACTCACAGAATTATTAATATTACCGAAGTAAATAGCACCACCATTACCAAAACCAGTGTTATTCATAAAAGTAGAGTTTACAATATTTACTGGGCCTTCAATCATATTACCAAAGTAGATAGCACCACCCGGACCAGAAACATTGTTACTGACAAAATCAGAATCAATAATAGACACAGAACCATTGATGCTATTCATAAAACAAATAGCACCACCAATACCAAAACTACTATGGTTACTAAATGAAGAATTAATAATAATTATACTACCATTAACTTCATTATTAAAGCAAATAGCACCACCCGGACCACTAGCATTGTTTCCTCTAAAAGTAGAATTTGTAATACGTAGATTACCATTAAATGTATTGTTAATGTATAATCCTCCTCCAAGAGCACCATAATTATTATAAAAATTAGAGTTAGCTATATTGATACCATTAACTTTTCCATCAAAATAGAAAACACCACCAAGACCAGTAGCATTGTTAGAATCAAAGGTTGAATTAATAATGTTTACATCATCAACATTGCCAAAAATCGCTATAGCACCACCATAATCACTAATAGAATTACCTATATTATAAACAGCACTATTATTTGTAAAAATACAATTTTCCAAGGTTAAACTACCTTGACTATAAATAGAACCACCAACATCAGATTTACAATTTCTAATTGTAAGATTAATTAATGTTAACGAATTTCCACTAGTTATATTGAAAATTCTTGAAATTCCACTACCATCAATAATCGTACTTTGTTTATCTTTACCAACAATTGTAATATTCTTATTTATTAAAATATTAGTATTATTAACTCCACTGTATATTCCATTATCTAAAAATAAAGTACCATTATTATCTAAATTATCAACTGCATTTTTAATCCCACCCTCAGAAGTTGAATTATCAATATTTATAGGATTTGCTCCAGTGACTGAACTAAAAGAAACAAAAACTAAAAATATTAATAAAAAAACCATAAACAATAGATTAAAACACTTAAAATTTTTATTAATCACGTTATAAATTCCCCCGTTATTTATAATGGATAAATGAATAATAATTCATAAAAATGGTTACATTAAAAAAAAGATTAAGCTAAAAAATTAGACTAAATAAACTATTAACTAACAATTAAAATAGATTAAATAACAATTAAACTATTAACTAACAATTAAACTAAAAAATATTTTTAATACTCAAATATATTTACTCAATATATTATTAGTAATTTAGATATACCAAATAGTTATATTGAAATAAAATACCAATATAATTTTAAGATTATGTTTATATGTAACCAAATTATTTATCCCATATATAGATTCTATAAAGTATAATATAAATATTACTAATTTAATCAAATTAAAACTTGTTATAATTATGGCTTTGTAGAAATCCTTATTTTTTACACTTGAAATTTTTAATTTGTGAAATTAAATTGTTAAAATAAATTCTTTAATTTCAAAATAAAAGATTTTTAATCATAATCATTTTTTATAATTATATTGATATTAAAAGGATTTCTACAAAGCCATAATTATAATGAAAAAATATAAAAAATAATAAAGTAAAAACAGAAAAAATATTAAAAATAATAAAGTAATAAAAATAATAAAATAAATTAATAATAATTAATAAAAATTAATAAAAATTACTAAGAAAATAATAAAAAGGTATTAATTAAAATCTTTAATCAAATCATTTAAAACCTTTTCAAAATCATCAGTAATAAGATTCCAATCATTATTTTTAACAAAATCCCGACCAGAATTAGCTATTCTATCATAATCTCCATTATCAATAATAGAACTAGCACAAGCAAGAACCTCAATAGCAGAATTAACATATTCAATACCATGAGACTCTCCAAACTCCTTAAAAATACCAGGAAGTTTTGTAGCTATAACCACCTTTCTCATAGCTAAGTATTCATATAATTTAATCGGAACAATATCCTGCATAATTTCCTCATCAATATAAGCAGGAAGAAGACAAAAATCAGCTAAAGATAAAAATTCAGGAATACGAGTATAAGGTTGCTTACCAGTTAAAATCAACTGACTTGAAAGATCATAATCATCTTTAATTCTAACAATATCATCATAAGCATCACCATCACCAACAATAACAATCTTAAAATTAGAATAATCCTCTCTTTTCTTACCTAACTCAATAGCTAACTCCTTCATACCAGCAAAATCATAAATCCAACCCATAAAGAAAAGAACAATATCATTTTTATTAATACCTAATTCTTTTCTTATATTTGAATCATCTAAATCAGGATTATAAGATTCAAAATCAATTCCTGCATCAATTACAACAGTTTCATCCTTTTTTGCACCTAAATCAATAGCTAAACTCTTAAGTTGTTCATTTATTGTAATTACAAGATCTGAATTAGATATAGCTTTCTTATTAATCATACGACCAAATGACTGAAAAGCCTTTTCTGGAATTAAAGTGTATAAAACATCAATTAAATAATAAACAAAAGGAATATTTTCACTTTTAGCTATTTTTGAAGCTATATAAGCATTCATAAGTCCAAGAGCAATAATAACATCTGGTTTAAATTCTTTTATTTGTTTTTTAATCTCATTTCTATGAGAATTAGCTAAAGACAAATAGCTAAAAACTGGGAGTTTAATAAAACTAGGACGAATGACTTGAATATTTGCATTATCATCTACCTTAGACACATTATAAAACGTTTTTTTAGGATAAACAAGTCCTTTATCATTATCATTTGGCCAATCAATGGGATAATCAATTACACGAATTTCATGGCCTCTTACAGCCATTCTATCCATAAGATGATGTTGTTGGTGAGGGTTTCTCTCTAACCAGTCTGATTCTTGAATAACTAAAATTTTCATAATATCAAAAAATCTAAGATCAATTAAAATAGAAAAATAATAAATTATATACTATAAAATCATAATTATAACCCTATAAAATTATAAACAATAAATCTACAAAATATAAAATTATAATCAATAAAACTAATAATTATAAGATTACAAAATATAAAACTGCCAAGTATAAGATTACAAAATATAAAACTACCAAGTATAAGATTGTAAAATATAAAACTACCAAGTATAAGATCATAAAATATAAAGCTACCGATTATAAGATTATAAAATATAAAATTATAAGCTGTAAAAATATAAAATTAAAATTATAAAACTATAAACAGTTTTAAAACTTAATAATTTCCTTAGGATCTAAATTAGTAGCCATAGTCCAAAAATGAGCTTTACCAGTGGCAATTCTAAATATTATTAACTCATCACCTTCAGCTGTTAAACCAAATTCTTTTAAAAAAGGTCTATCTTCTAAACAAAGCTTTTTCATTTCAATATCCTCTATAAATTCTGCTTCACCTTCAACACGAAGCATTGTTCCATTTCCATCATCTGGTTTAAAAAATGCCAATTCAATTTTAGGATTCTCTTTAATTTCCCCAACTAAATCTTTAATAATAGCTGATTGAAAGTAAAAACCAGTTTCATCAGCATACCACATACCCATAGCCCTAACATGAGGTTGATCATCTTTTGAAGTAGCTAACCAAGCTACAGGGTTTTCATTTGCAAAATCAATACAATCTTTAAAATCCATACTTAAACCTCCATAAAAAAATTATAAAATTAAAAACAATGAAAGAAAAAAGCTAAAAAATGAAATAAATTAATGAAAAGCTAAAAATAAAACTTAGCTAATTAATAATCAAATTCTGCACTTTCTTCAATATTATCCCAATTATCAGCAAACCAATTATGTGTATATTTTAATCCTTCATCAAAAGAAACAGAAGGCTCATAATCTAAAATATCCTTAGCCTTATCAATTGAAGATAATAACTTATTTTTAGCATCCCAATCTCTTCTTGCTCTGTAAGCTATGCCTTCTTTGTTTCCAGTTAAAGCATTCACTTTATTTGCCATATCAATAACCTGATGATCTTTACCAGAACCTAAATTAATAGCTTCACCAATAGCTTCTTCTTCAATACCCATAGCTAAAAGACCATTAACAATATCCCCAACAAAAGTCCAATCTCTTGTTTCACTGCCATCACCAGTAATAGGAAGAGCTTGATTTGTCATAGACCAATAAAAAAAGTTAGGAATCACATTTCTATACTTACCTGGAACTTCACCAGGGCCAAAAACATTAAAAAATCTTGCATTTACAATAGGCATTTTATACAAGTTGTTGAAATAATTAGTGTAAAGTTCTCCAAGAAGTTTAGTAACTTGATAAGGAGTGTGTAAAGAAATAGAAATATCAGGTTCCTCAAAAGGCATTTTAGAATCAAGTCCATAAACACCACAACCAGAAGAAGAGTAAACAAAGCGTTCAACACCAGTTAATTGTGCATGTTGAAGTACTTTAAGAATACCAATCCCATTAACCATTAAATCATGCTCAGGATTATCAACACTATTTTGATTAGCAAAATGAGCAGCTAAATGAAAAACATGAGACGGTCTTTGTTTAAAAACTCTTTTTAAGATAGCTTCATCAAGAATATCTCCTTTAATAAATTCAATATTATCATCTTTAGGTATATTCCATTCATAAGCAGAAGATAAATTATCAAGAATAATAACTTTCTTTGCACCTAAATTAGCTAACTTTTCAGATAAATTACTACCAACACACCCAGCTCCACCAGTTACAAGAACTGTTTTCTCTTGATATTCATTAAAATTATTTTTTTCACTCATTTAAATCATCGATGATTAATTAAACTTAATATTTATTAAAAATTCTTTATCAAAAATATAATATTAATATCAAAAATATATTTATCAATATTAAAAATATACTATCAATAATGTATTTATAAAAATATTTATAAAAAATATTTATTAAAATATTTATTAAAAGTATATATATTAAATATATCTATTAAAACTTATCATTTTCTTGCTTTGCCTACCTTTCTTGCAATCACAAGTTCACCAACAGCTATCAAACCAACAAAAAATTTTTCAAGACCACCAGTCGCCCATATTGCTTCTCCAAAAGTAGCATTGCGAATATTTCTCTCATAATCCTCAGCCTTAACACGTTTTCCAGTAGTTCTACGACTAATAATAGCTGAAGCTTCCATTAACTCTTCCCAAGTAACACCTTTAAGTTCTTGCTGCATAGCTTCATAAAGTTTATAGACTTTAACATCATAAAGAGAGGATAAAGTATCAATAATATCAAAAGACCTGATTACTCCAGTAACAATTTCATCCTTGTTAAGAACTGGCATACTAATTAATTTATGATTAGAAGTTTCAATAACAGCTAATCTAGAAGGATCATTTTCATAAATATAAATAATCTCTTCTTTAGGATGCATAATATCAGAAGCAGTTTTTTTACCTTCTCTTAAACCACGAGTAACATCTAATGAAGTTATCCAACCAATTAGCTTCATATCAGGACTAACAACAGGACTAGTAAACCTTCTTGACTCTTCCATTTTTATAGAAACATTTTCTACAGTATCCTCAGATGATACATAGATAAAATCTTTATCCATCATTTCTTTTGCTTTCATAAAATCCCTTCAAAATATAAATTTAATAAGTTTATTTATTTAATGATTAGTTTGTTTCTGAATCAGTATTATTTTCTAAGTCTTCTGACTTTTCTAAATCTTTTAATTCTTCTGAACTTTCTGATTTTTCTAAATCTTTCAAAGATAAAGCATTAACTGGACATTTACTAGAACAAACATTACACCTAATACATTTATCATCATCTAATACAACTTCATCCCCATCTAACCTAATAGCATCAACAGGACATGATTCTTCACACAGATAGCATTGAACACAAGCATCTTGATCAATACAAAGAGATTTAGTAACAATAACAGGCCCTAAAGTCCTATCAAGAGTTATAGCATCAGTATTACACAAATTAACACAAGAACCACATCCAACACAAAGCTCTTTATCAATGTATGGATATTCTTTATCCTCTAAATAAGGATAGGATGTATCATCAGCTGCTTCAATTATTGATTTTTCTTTAATAGTAATAGCTTTTGTAGGACAGAACTTAACACAATCACCACAATCATCACATTTAGTTCTATCAATATTAATGTCCTTCATTCTAAGAACACGATGTGGAACCTTAACTTCTTTCAATGAATACTCCACATCACCATCATCACTTTCTTTATTAATAGCTGATTTAGTTTCCATTACATAAATACAAGAAACAGGACAAGTTTGTGCACAAATCTCACATTTAACGCAGTTATTTTCAACCCTAGATTTTTTAACAGCACTAGAAGGAGAAATAGCATCAACAGGACACTCTTCAACACAAAGGTCACATCTAACACAACGTGGAGAAATAGTTATAAGCTTATCATATCCATCATAAGCACCAATATCAACTTCAAAATCATCGATATCATCGTCCAAATCTACTGATTTAAGAACAACTTCTCTTTGAAGATCCTCCATTTGTTTTTTAAGTTTTATTTCCATAAATCTTCCTCTAAAATCATAAAGATATATAAATATCAAAAAGATCATTCTATAAAAAAATATTATTTTGATATTTTAAGAAACATCAAAGGTTATTATTATAAAAGATAAAAATATTTTTATTAATTCTAATATATATTATTATCTTCTTAATCCCCATAGTTAAAATTTCACTTAATATGTTATATTCATTATATTTTACGCTTTATATTTTAAGATTTAATATAAAACAATGATTGAATAATTAAAATAATAGATTAATTATTAAAGATAATATTATACAATAATAATTGAATAATTAAAAATAATTTTTAATAATAGTTTAATAATTAATAAAAATATCTAATAATAAATGATCATTAAAAATAATGATTAATAATAGCTAACAATAATTTAATAACTTATAATTAATAGTAATAATTAATATCAATAGCTAATAATAATTAATAATAATTTAATAATAATTACTACATATCAATACTTTTCTCAAAATCTTCCAGTTGAGCTTTATTTGGAAGGCCAACGGTGCAAATATTCTCAACACATTTAGAAGCTACCCAATTTCCAATCAAACAAGATTTATGAAGAGAATAACCCTTTAAAAAAGAATATAAAAATCCCGCATTAAAAGAATCTCCAGCAGCCGTAGTATCAACTACATCAGTTTTAAAAACTGGAACTTCAACTTCTTCATTTTGATTGTTAATAGCAAAGACACTTTTTTCTCCCCTTTTAACAACAATAGTTTCAATTCCATCATTAACAACAATACGGGCAATGTCTTTAAATGATAAAGAATTATCAACATCTGTTGATTCATTATAAGAACCTTTCAATCCATTAATTTCTAAATAATAATCTTTAAATAATAATTTAAGTTCATTTTCATTTATAAGAAGAATATTAGTTCTATTTAATAATTTTTTGAGCTCTTTAATATCTTTTTTAGCATAGAACATTCCAGGATCTAAACTTAAAACAACAGAATCAGGAATATAATCCAAAAGTTCCAACTGAGTATTAAATGAGTTTCCAAAAAAAGAAGAGTAATGTATTATTTTAGTATTTTTAATATTCTCAATATTAATCTCATCTATAGTTATTTCATCATTAACTCCAGAATCAACATACAATGCTCTTTGACCATTTTCATCAATGAAACCCATAACTTTTCCAGAATTACCTTTTTCAGATTCAATCAGATTATTAACAAAAACACCCTCAGATATGAGGTTCCATTCAATCATTTCTCCTTCTTCATCATCAGCTATTTTACCAATATAGGATGTAGAAACTCCTAAACGAGAAAGTCCCATTATAGTATTAGCTGCAGAACCTCCAGGATTTGAATCAGAATCCTTAATATAGCTTTCTTCATCATGACAAGCAATATCATTTACATAATACATCTTATCAAGATTCAAAGCCCCAAAACCAATTACCTCAACAGGAATATTATTATCTAAAATACTCATAATTTACTCCTTAATATCTAATATATAATCATTTAATAACAGAACCATTTAGTAAAAAATCATTTAGTAATATATTAATAATAGAATCATTTAGTAAAGAATTATTTAATAATATAATCATATTTAGATCAAAATATTTATATTTAAAAAATATCCAATAGATTTAAATTATATTCACCAAGACTACCATTAAAATTACCAGCAGAAATTTTAACAATATCATCAGAATAATCACTATCTAAAACAGCTTCAATAGACTTTTTCATAGCTAATTTCGCAACATCCATATCGATTCCATTAATAACAATTTCAGGAATATAATTAACACTATCTGGAACTTTAGAAATATTTCCAATATCTTTCTTTAATGAAGGACAATATGGATGATTAGTAGTAGGTCCAATCCAAGGATAATTTGTTTCAACTTTAGAAGCTGCAGAACAAATTCCAAAAGGAGCTATAGCACCTTCAACTTCCATAATAGCATCAATAGCTAATTTACCAGCTTCGAGAACTGCTTCTTTACTTTTACACATATACCAAAAATTAGCTCCCATTATACCCTCACCATAGTAAAGTTCATTTTCTATTTGAAAATCAGGAACAGCTATTGGAACATTTATCATTTCACGACCATAATTATTTTCAATCCATTCATAGCCATCCCCACAATGGCCTACTTGTTTCATCATATTAATAGAATCAATTTTATTAGATACATTAGTATAATTAAACATTCGAGTAAATGGTTTAACTAAAACGTCTTGACGAATCCTATAAGATAATTCAACTTCATATTTCTCCATATCATCAAGCCCAAACCAGTACTGAACAATAGCACCTATACGACCATCAGGAGTCTTATTTCCATCAATAAAGCTTTCAACTCCACCTTCAATTCTTCCAATAACAGCTCCTGGAGTTGAAGTTGAATCATACGCGGCTTGTTTTAAAGTTTCTTCATCTTCTGCAGTAATTAATGCTCTAATATACTTTCCAGAAAAGCATTCTGCAAAAGTATCATCAATTAAACTTTTATCTATCATAAAACACCTTCATTAATTGCATATAGAGTTATTAAACCATGTTAAATTGTTAGATTATTATTAATTATTATTAGCTATTGATATTAATTATTACTATTAATTATATTAATTAAAATATTAATTATTTTATAAATTAATATAATATAATAAATAATAGCTAGAAATAATAGCAATTAAAATATTAAATATATGACTAATCATTAAAGTATTGAATCATATTACTAGATTAATTATAATATTAATATAAACTTATAATTAATATAAACTTTATTAATTTTATATATTATTAAAATAATAAATAAATTATCAATATACTATAATTATAAATTATTAAATTACCCTAAAGAACCAATACTTTTCCCTCGAATCTTTTTTCTCATTTTAATACTTTCAGATATAAGCTCATCAATATTTTCCTCATTAACCAGCTCAATAACTGGTAAATCATTATTTTTAAATAATTCATTGAATTCTTCAATAAGAGTAAAATTAATTCTAAAACTTTCAAAAGCACGTTTAATATCCATATTAAAAGATTTAGCAAATTCTAAAACATAATCTTTATTAAACTTACTATGAAGATCTATTAAAAGAGAAGTTACAATCGTATTATCAGAGATTATAGCTATATCAGATTCACGTATAGCTACCTCATTACCATTGAAAGAAACAGCAATTCCACCATTTTCCTTTGCAAATCTTAAAGGTTCAACATCAGTATGACTATCCCCTACATACATAATACTAGCTTCATCAACATTAAGCTTTGATAAAATATCTTCAAGAGCAAGCTGCTTTCCAATTCCACCAACACATTTAATATCTTTAATTAAAGAATAAACATTCATTTTAGGAATTTCTTCAAAAAAAATCTTATTTAAAGAATCAATACTTAAAACTCCACTTTCAGACTCTTTTTTAGCTATATCAACAATAATATCTTTAAATTCAATCAACTTTTCTTTTTCATCAACAGACAACTCATAATTATCTAAATTATCTAAATGTGTATAGTAAGTATTTTCAAAGGGAAAATCAAGATAATCTGAAATAGCTTCAATATACTGACCATAGCTAGTACTTACTATATATGAATCCATAGTATTTTTAGCTAAATTAAGAGTATTTGGTGCATTATCAACTAAAAAAATATTATTCTTAGAAAAGTTAACAATATTTTCATTAGTCACATTAAAAGCTTTGAAAAAAGGCACAATAAGCTTAAGGGTGCTTCCAGAATTATAATTCTTTTTTTTAATAATATCCACTAAATAATCATCAAATAAACTAATAATCCTAAAAAATTCATCTCCTTCTGGAATAAACTCTTTTGCAATCTCATAAGCATTATCATTTAAGGATAATGGCCCTTCACAATCGGTTACAAATAATCTTTTCATTAAAATTCCTCCATAAAATGAAAATCTACTAACAGTATTAAAAATTCTAAAAACGATTAAAAAATAAAAGGATTAGTACTTATAAATAGAAATAGTACTAAAAATAAAGATAAAATAGAATATTTAATAAAATACAAGTATTTAGTAAGATAAAAATATTTAGTAAGATACAAGTATTTAAT encodes:
- a CDS encoding pyridoxamine 5'-phosphate oxidase family protein yields the protein MDFKDCIDFANENPVAWLATSKDDQPHVRAMGMWYADETGFYFQSAIIKDLVGEIKENPKIELAFFKPDDGNGTMLRVEGEAEFIEDIEMKKLCLEDRPFLKEFGLTAEGDELIIFRIATGKAHFWTMATNLDPKEIIKF
- a CDS encoding glycosyltransferase; the encoded protein is MKILVIQESDWLERNPHQQHHLMDRMAVRGHEIRVIDYPIDWPNDNDKGLVYPKKTFYNVSKVDDNANIQVIRPSFIKLPVFSYLSLANSHRNEIKKQIKEFKPDVIIALGLMNAYIASKIAKSENIPFVYYLIDVLYTLIPEKAFQSFGRMINKKAISNSDLVITINEQLKSLAIDLGAKKDETVVIDAGIDFESYNPDLDDSNIRKELGINKNDIVLFFMGWIYDFAGMKELAIELGKKREDYSNFKIVIVGDGDAYDDIVRIKDDYDLSSQLILTGKQPYTRIPEFLSLADFCLLPAYIDEEIMQDIVPIKLYEYLAMRKVVIATKLPGIFKEFGESHGIEYVNSAIEVLACASSIIDNGDYDRIANSGRDFVKNNDWNLITDDFEKVLNDLIKDFN
- a CDS encoding Ig-like domain-containing protein; protein product: MINKNFKCFNLLFMVFLLIFLVFVSFSSVTGANPINIDNSTSEGGIKNAVDNLDNNGTLFLDNGIYSGVNNTNILINKNITIVGKDKQSTIIDGSGISRIFNITSGNSLTLINLTIRNCKSDVGGSIYSQGSLTLENCIFTNNSAVYNIGNSISDYGGAIAIFGNVDDVNIINSTFDSNNATGLGGVFYFDGKVNGINIANSNFYNNYGALGGGLYINNTFNGNLRITNSTFRGNNASGPGGAICFNNEVNGSIIIINSSFSNHSSFGIGGAICFMNSINGSVSIIDSDFVSNNVSGPGGAIYFGNMIEGPVNIVNSTFMNNTGFGNGGAIYFGNINNSVSIIDSSFVENNVSGPGGAIYFGSMINGSVSIINSTFDDNSAGGVGGAICFGFINGSVSISGSNFNNNNVSGPGGAIYFGGNINGSMNIVNSTFDDNSASGVGGAISFSLINGSVSIFGSSFNNNNVSGPGGAIYFNDINGPVIIFNSSFDDNSASGVGGAISFSLINGSVSIFGSSFNNNNVSGPGGAIYFGNINGSVIIFNSSFVDNVVNSPGGAISFSFINGSVSIIDSIFNYNNASYPGGAIYFNVINGTLYIANSSFDNNKVLSDGPGGAIYVGGDIFGNLKIINSSFDSNSAGGPGGAISFGNIHGNVSIIDSSFDDNGVSSPGGAISFGNIDGDVILANSTFNRNIAGGPGGAIYFSTINGNVSIVDCNFDNNNVLYAPGGAIYFYVIQGSVILANSTFNNNNANGPGGAIGFDGYILGDILIINSTFIGNNASGSGGAIFFNSIGNFLNIVNSSFIGNNASGSGGAISFNENFNNIIITNSNFSSNSASGPGGAIYVERASNFNISKCNFTNNSLTNEGVIYLIECENVSIISSNIINNTQGIYIVNCTNVSISYNRLFNNSLFDLNVTNGGVVADYNWWGNNTPSAYYGVILNNYFITNVINTTSVAYEGIAKFRYIFKLTDDGSFDPFKLPYFECFVYLNNSCINSFDARFNNNFTVYSGVFNGFTNYKFLIDNQNISISLFSTKKNTKISISSPTINQGKKTSIRVTLTDSQGNPLAYKSVKLIVNKKTYIKNTNAYGVAVFNIGGLKGGKYKVTGIYDGDNTYASSMSSKYQIVNPKVDLAILKVKKIKNRYNKQVSKYIVTIQNKGSLKSKKTQLKLWHVRKGIKIHSKYINIKPIKGNGKINIIVTYYPDKAHHKYCKKQYFVLNPKKTMNEITYKNNKKVIKV
- a CDS encoding 4Fe-4S binding protein; the protein is MEIKLKKQMEDLQREVVLKSVDLDDDIDDFEVDIGAYDGYDKLITISPRCVRCDLCVEECPVDAISPSSAVKKSRVENNCVKCEICAQTCPVSCIYVMETKSAINKESDDGDVEYSLKEVKVPHRVLRMKDINIDRTKCDDCGDCVKFCPTKAITIKEKSIIEAADDTSYPYLEDKEYPYIDKELCVGCGSCVNLCNTDAITLDRTLGPVIVTKSLCIDQDACVQCYLCEESCPVDAIRLDGDEVVLDDDKCIRCNVCSSKCPVNALSLKDLEKSESSEELKDLEKSEDLENNTDSETN
- a CDS encoding NAD-dependent epimerase/dehydratase family protein, with the protein product MSEKNNFNEYQEKTVLVTGGAGCVGSNLSEKLANLGAKKVIILDNLSSAYEWNIPKDDNIEFIKGDILDEAILKRVFKQRPSHVFHLAAHFANQNSVDNPEHDLMVNGIGILKVLQHAQLTGVERFVYSSSGCGVYGLDSKMPFEEPDISISLHTPYQVTKLLGELYTNYFNNLYKMPIVNARFFNVFGPGEVPGKYRNVIPNFFYWSMTNQALPITGDGSETRDWTFVGDIVNGLLAMGIEEEAIGEAINLGSGKDHQVIDMANKVNALTGNKEGIAYRARRDWDAKNKLLSSIDKAKDILDYEPSVSFDEGLKYTHNWFADNWDNIEESAEFDY
- a CDS encoding CBS domain-containing protein; its protein translation is MKAKEMMDKDFIYVSSEDTVENVSIKMEESRRFTSPVVSPDMKLIGWITSLDVTRGLREGKKTASDIMHPKEEIIYIYENDPSRLAVIETSNHKLISMPVLNKDEIVTGVIRSFDIIDTLSSLYDVKVYKLYEAMQQELKGVTWEELMEASAIISRRTTGKRVKAEDYERNIRNATFGEAIWATGGLEKFFVGLIAVGELVIARKVGKARK